A stretch of Christensenellaceae bacterium DNA encodes these proteins:
- the mnmA gene encoding tRNA 2-thiouridine(34) synthase MnmA, which translates to MTQKKERVIVGMSGGVDSAVAALLLKEQGYDVAGVFMKNWDDSAPDEVCPAEADYDDVRSVCGQIGIPYYTVNFENEYWERVFQYFLAEYKRGRTPNPDVLCNKEIKFAAFLDFAKKAGADYLATGHYARLERTGGVTCLKKGLDAGKDQSYFLCMLSQQQLGQAMFPIGDMQKADVRKIAEEAGLAVAKKKDSTGICFIGERKFRQFLQTYLPANPGDMKTVDGKVVGRHDGLMYYTLGQRRGLNLGGSKDGNGGRWFVVEKDMEHNVLVVSQGAESELLYSRALVMSGMNFISGGDGKKEFACGAKTRYRQSDQQAHAEKLDDGVYRIEFAEKQRAVTPGQYCVLYEDDICLGGGVIDEVIF; encoded by the coding sequence ATGACACAAAAAAAAGAACGCGTGATCGTGGGAATGTCGGGCGGCGTAGATTCGGCAGTGGCGGCCTTGCTTTTAAAGGAGCAGGGATACGACGTGGCCGGCGTGTTCATGAAAAATTGGGACGACAGCGCGCCGGATGAAGTATGTCCGGCAGAGGCAGACTACGACGACGTGCGCAGCGTATGCGGGCAGATCGGGATTCCCTACTATACCGTTAATTTCGAAAACGAATACTGGGAACGCGTGTTCCAATATTTTCTGGCAGAATATAAAAGAGGAAGAACGCCCAATCCGGATGTACTGTGCAACAAAGAGATTAAGTTTGCGGCTTTTCTGGATTTCGCGAAAAAAGCGGGCGCGGACTATCTTGCGACAGGGCATTACGCGCGTCTTGAGCGTACAGGCGGGGTGACCTGCCTGAAAAAAGGACTGGATGCGGGTAAGGACCAGAGCTACTTTCTTTGTATGCTCAGCCAGCAGCAGCTGGGGCAGGCGATGTTTCCCATCGGGGATATGCAGAAAGCGGACGTGCGGAAAATAGCGGAAGAGGCAGGGCTTGCGGTTGCAAAAAAGAAAGACTCCACCGGAATCTGTTTTATCGGGGAACGGAAATTCAGGCAATTCCTGCAAACCTACCTGCCCGCGAACCCAGGCGATATGAAAACGGTTGACGGCAAGGTGGTCGGCAGGCATGACGGCCTCATGTACTATACGCTCGGGCAACGGCGGGGACTAAATCTCGGCGGCAGCAAGGACGGTAACGGCGGGCGCTGGTTCGTAGTGGAAAAGGACATGGAACATAATGTACTCGTCGTATCGCAGGGAGCGGAGTCGGAGCTTCTTTATTCACGGGCGCTGGTAATGAGTGGGATGAATTTTATTTCCGGCGGCGACGGAAAAAAGGAATTTGCGTGCGGGGCTAAAACGCGTTACCGGCAAAGCGACCAGCAGGCGCATGCTGAAAAGCTTGATGACGGTGTATACCGCATAGAATTTGCAGAAAAGCAAAGAGCGGTCACGCCCGGGCAGTATTGCGTACTATACGAGGACGATATTTGCCTTGGCGGCGGCGTGATCGACGAAGTGATATTTTAA
- a CDS encoding transcriptional regulator — MQNNRLFDILYTLLNKQKVTARELADKFEVSVRTIYRDIDALSLAGIPVYMTKGKGGGVSLMDDFVLQKSLLTEKERNQILIGLQSLRAARYPETEEILSKLNGLFRQKDIDWIEVDFSDWGSMEKDKFISLKEAVLSKRVILFDYFGANGKKTKRTVEPLRMLYKGRSWYVQGFCRDRGDYRIFKLSRIKELKITQETFIRDASCMPGVAKKPAAYSCVTVKMYIDQSFSYRVYDEFGEENIRRAEQGFEVTLTVHEDEWLYGYILSFGPHARVLGPERVKAAVRKRIAAMKKQYDNMT, encoded by the coding sequence ATGCAGAATAATCGTCTGTTTGATATTCTCTATACCTTATTAAATAAACAAAAAGTAACGGCGCGCGAACTGGCCGACAAATTTGAGGTCTCCGTGCGCACCATCTATCGCGATATTGACGCGCTGAGTCTCGCAGGCATACCCGTATACATGACGAAGGGCAAAGGCGGCGGGGTATCGCTCATGGATGATTTTGTGCTGCAAAAATCGCTGCTCACGGAAAAAGAACGGAACCAGATCCTGATCGGGCTGCAAAGCCTGCGGGCCGCTCGTTATCCGGAGACAGAGGAGATTCTTTCCAAACTCAACGGCCTGTTTAGGCAAAAGGACATAGACTGGATTGAGGTGGATTTTTCCGACTGGGGCAGTATGGAAAAGGACAAGTTTATATCCCTCAAAGAGGCGGTACTGTCAAAACGCGTGATCCTCTTTGATTATTTCGGGGCCAATGGAAAGAAAACGAAACGGACGGTGGAGCCCCTGCGCATGCTCTATAAGGGACGCTCATGGTATGTGCAGGGCTTTTGTCGGGATCGCGGAGATTACCGTATTTTCAAACTCTCGCGTATCAAAGAGCTTAAAATAACGCAGGAAACATTTATAAGGGATGCTTCTTGTATGCCTGGCGTGGCGAAAAAGCCGGCGGCATATTCGTGCGTCACGGTAAAAATGTATATCGACCAATCGTTTTCCTATCGCGTTTATGACGAATTCGGCGAAGAAAATATCCGCAGGGCAGAGCAAGGCTTCGAGGTCACGCTAACAGTGCACGAAGATGAATGGCTGTATGGCTATATCCTTTCTTTTGGGCCGCATGCGCGCGTCTTAGGTCCGGAACGGGTGAAAGCGGCAGTCCGGAAACGGATCGCCGCAATGAAAAAACAATATGATAATATGACATAA
- a CDS encoding N-acetyltransferase yields the protein MNIIAITPDNIESEHLCCAISDKKNAQVKRTWLKERVKDGYRFYKMDGQGKAFIEFVPAENAWAPISADGYLFIDCFWVSGSFAKKGCGTQLLNVCTKEAKRMGKKGLVALSSDKKRPFLSDPKFYKKRGFLVADTAQPYFELLYLPFEERAEAPRFLENAKEGKTDEQGIVISYTDHCPWNAKYVPLLKEAAKERGIKAAFMHIATREEAQACPCPFTTYAVYYNGAFVTNEMMSEKKFIKFLEEKGF from the coding sequence ATGAATATCATTGCGATAACGCCGGACAATATAGAAAGCGAGCATTTGTGCTGCGCAATTTCAGATAAAAAGAACGCTCAGGTAAAGCGCACGTGGCTCAAAGAGCGCGTGAAAGACGGTTACCGGTTCTACAAGATGGACGGACAGGGCAAGGCGTTTATCGAATTCGTTCCGGCGGAGAACGCGTGGGCGCCTATCAGCGCGGACGGCTACCTGTTTATCGATTGCTTTTGGGTATCCGGATCGTTTGCCAAAAAGGGCTGCGGCACGCAACTCTTGAATGTCTGTACCAAAGAAGCGAAGCGTATGGGAAAAAAGGGGCTGGTTGCGCTTTCTTCCGATAAAAAACGGCCCTTTCTTTCCGATCCGAAGTTCTATAAGAAACGCGGCTTTCTGGTGGCGGATACGGCACAGCCGTATTTTGAACTATTATACCTGCCGTTTGAAGAAAGGGCGGAAGCGCCGCGCTTTTTGGAAAACGCAAAAGAGGGTAAGACGGATGAACAAGGCATAGTCATTTCCTATACGGATCATTGCCCATGGAACGCAAAATATGTTCCGCTATTAAAAGAGGCAGCAAAGGAACGGGGGATAAAAGCGGCGTTTATGCATATCGCCACACGGGAAGAAGCACAGGCCTGCCCATGCCCTTTTACGACATACGCCGTATATTATAATGGTGCGTTTGTGACAAACGAAATGATGAGCGAAAAGAAATTCATCAAATTTCTGGAAGAAAAAGGTTTCTAG
- a CDS encoding radical SAM protein, which produces MELVPAKTILTRPKDDSWFGNDYNMNLYRGCCHGCIYCDSRSECYHVDDFDRVRLKKDALKLLERELKTKRKKGVVGMGAMSDPYNPFEKEQKVTRGALLLLERFGFGAALDTKSSLVTRDIDLIREISRKSGANVKMTITTTNNSLSKIIEPNVCVSSQRFRAMRELSAAGIFTGVLFTPMLPYITDTEENVTEMVRLAHENGARFIFSMFGVTLRQNQRDYYYQKLDERFPGLARRYRSVYRSNYYCISPNAKKLRTLLESGCRKYGLLYKMEDIVAAYKKKEPAIEQLTLF; this is translated from the coding sequence ATGGAGCTCGTGCCTGCGAAAACGATTTTAACAAGGCCCAAAGACGACTCGTGGTTCGGCAACGATTATAATATGAACCTGTACCGTGGGTGTTGCCACGGCTGCATTTATTGCGACAGCAGGAGCGAGTGCTACCATGTAGATGATTTCGACCGTGTCCGGCTAAAAAAGGATGCGCTTAAACTATTGGAGCGCGAACTTAAGACAAAGCGTAAAAAGGGAGTCGTGGGCATGGGCGCGATGTCCGATCCATACAATCCGTTTGAAAAAGAGCAGAAAGTGACGCGCGGTGCGCTCTTGCTTCTGGAACGGTTCGGATTTGGGGCGGCGCTTGATACAAAAAGTTCGTTGGTAACGCGGGACATTGACCTGATCAGGGAGATCTCCCGCAAGAGCGGGGCGAACGTTAAAATGACTATCACAACGACAAATAATTCCCTTTCAAAGATCATCGAGCCGAATGTATGCGTTTCCTCGCAGCGGTTCCGCGCTATGCGTGAGCTGTCGGCGGCGGGGATTTTCACGGGCGTGTTATTTACCCCAATGCTTCCTTATATTACGGACACGGAGGAAAACGTAACGGAAATGGTACGCCTTGCCCACGAAAACGGCGCGCGGTTTATCTTTTCGATGTTCGGTGTAACATTGCGGCAGAATCAGCGTGACTATTATTATCAGAAACTCGATGAGCGTTTCCCAGGGCTTGCACGCAGATACCGCAGTGTATACAGAAGCAATTATTATTGCATATCGCCCAATGCAAAGAAACTGAGAACGTTATTGGAATCCGGATGCCGTAAATATGGATTGCTTTACAAAATGGAGGACATCGTGGCGGCTTATAAGAAAAAGGAACCTGCTATAGAACAGCTGACATTATTTTGA
- a CDS encoding formamidopyrimidine-DNA glycosylase — MIELPESITLARQMTKELKGKRVKRVVAGKSPHRFAFFCGDPLAYDAMLRGKVVGETKAYGGHVEIGLEDYRLDLNDGITFKLLASGEPEPKKHQLYILFDDKSALSMRVQMYGALSAFPQGTNDNPYYLAAREKVSPLSDAFDVDYFRLLMVSVDQKKTSAKAFLATEQRIPGLGNGVLQDILWTARIHPKKKLADMSGQETAELYMAVKNVLADMAEKGGRDTEKDLYGQAGGYKTVLSRNNEEMVCPNCGGAIKKEAYLGGSIYYCPACQRL, encoded by the coding sequence ATGATCGAATTACCCGAAAGCATTACGCTGGCGAGGCAAATGACCAAGGAACTCAAGGGAAAGCGCGTCAAGCGGGTGGTGGCAGGAAAAAGTCCGCATCGGTTTGCCTTTTTCTGCGGAGATCCGCTCGCGTATGACGCGATGCTGCGCGGCAAAGTCGTTGGAGAAACAAAAGCCTACGGCGGACATGTGGAGATTGGGCTTGAAGACTACCGGCTGGATTTGAACGACGGGATCACCTTTAAGCTTTTGGCGTCCGGAGAGCCGGAACCGAAAAAGCACCAGCTTTATATCCTATTCGACGATAAAAGCGCGCTCAGTATGAGAGTGCAGATGTATGGCGCGCTGTCGGCATTCCCTCAGGGAACCAACGATAATCCCTATTACCTTGCGGCGCGCGAAAAGGTGTCGCCCTTATCGGATGCGTTTGATGTGGATTATTTTCGTTTGCTTATGGTCAGCGTCGATCAGAAGAAAACCTCGGCCAAGGCGTTTTTGGCGACGGAGCAAAGAATCCCGGGCCTGGGCAACGGCGTGCTGCAGGATATACTGTGGACGGCGAGGATACATCCCAAAAAGAAGCTGGCCGATATGAGCGGACAGGAGACCGCAGAACTTTACATGGCGGTCAAAAACGTACTTGCGGATATGGCGGAAAAAGGCGGCCGCGATACGGAAAAGGATTTGTATGGCCAAGCGGGCGGGTATAAAACCGTACTGAGCAGGAACAACGAGGAAATGGTATGCCCTAACTGCGGCGGGGCGATCAAAAAAGAGGCTTACCTCGGCGGGAGCATCTATTACTGTCCGGCCTGCCAGAGATTGTGA
- a CDS encoding AraC family transcriptional regulator, which produces MEYEIVNVAEKQVDGIMIHTENAGGKAIRDIYTLWNDFLESGKAELIKGRIGENYIGLYTDYEDDFSAPYAYIAGCETDGKHDPAFTARKIFAGRYAKFVAKGDLNKEVDAIWKTVWELPLKRCYKSDFEEYIGSNGVTGEIHIYIGIED; this is translated from the coding sequence ATGGAATACGAAATCGTAAATGTAGCGGAAAAGCAGGTGGACGGGATCATGATCCATACAGAAAATGCCGGCGGTAAAGCAATACGGGACATCTATACGTTGTGGAATGATTTTCTCGAATCGGGCAAAGCGGAATTGATCAAAGGACGTATCGGCGAAAACTATATCGGCCTGTATACGGATTATGAGGATGATTTTTCAGCGCCATATGCATATATTGCGGGATGTGAAACAGACGGAAAGCATGATCCCGCGTTTACCGCAAGAAAGATATTTGCCGGCAGATATGCGAAGTTTGTCGCCAAGGGTGATTTGAACAAAGAGGTAGACGCGATATGGAAGACGGTCTGGGAACTGCCCCTAAAGCGGTGTTATAAAAGCGATTTTGAGGAATACATCGGCAGCAATGGGGTCACGGGCGAGATACATATTTACATCGGGATTGAGGATTGA
- a CDS encoding Ku protein, translated as MATQKGAISFGLVYIPVSLYTATQDNDFHFNQLAKNKDGKLVRVRYVKTCDGCKKELTPKDIVKGFQYEKDKYVVVTDDDFEKIKTDKDRAIQILKFVPAGSIPPYYFNRSYHVTSENGGQKPFELLRQAMLKENKVAIGKTVLGQKETIVALMPDDKGMIAETLHFAEEIKDMPVETVRPVINKDELDMAEKLIESLSGDFDLTGIKNEYQEKLNKLIEAKISGQEIVQPESTEKPNNIINLMDALKASIEQSEKGKKKQSAIKRTKKTGS; from the coding sequence ATGGCTACACAAAAAGGAGCGATCTCTTTTGGTCTCGTATATATTCCCGTATCGCTTTACACAGCGACGCAGGACAATGATTTTCACTTTAACCAGCTTGCGAAAAACAAGGATGGTAAGTTGGTTCGGGTACGCTATGTGAAAACCTGTGATGGATGCAAAAAGGAACTGACTCCAAAGGATATTGTCAAAGGATTCCAATATGAAAAGGATAAATATGTGGTTGTGACCGACGATGATTTTGAGAAGATAAAGACGGATAAAGACCGTGCGATCCAGATTTTGAAATTCGTTCCGGCGGGAAGCATCCCGCCATATTATTTTAACCGCAGCTATCATGTTACGAGTGAAAACGGAGGGCAAAAACCGTTTGAGCTACTACGACAGGCAATGCTAAAAGAAAACAAGGTTGCGATTGGTAAAACGGTGCTCGGTCAAAAGGAAACGATTGTGGCGCTCATGCCGGATGACAAAGGTATGATCGCTGAAACGCTGCATTTTGCAGAAGAAATCAAGGATATGCCTGTGGAAACGGTGAGACCTGTTATCAATAAAGATGAGCTTGACATGGCTGAAAAACTGATCGAGTCTTTGTCAGGCGATTTTGATTTGACCGGAATCAAAAATGAATATCAGGAAAAACTGAACAAGCTGATCGAAGCCAAGATATCCGGCCAGGAAATCGTTCAGCCTGAAAGCACGGAAAAACCGAATAATATTATAAACCTTATGGACGCGCTCAAGGCCAGTATTGAACAGTCGGAAAAAGGCAAAAAGAAACAATCAGCGATAAAACGCACGAAAAAGACAGGCAGTTGA
- a CDS encoding ATP-dependent DNA ligase: MMDIFDERSAKPMLIGKTGEAFDSKDYIFELKLDGTRCLAYLGHDTVLMNKRGVLQIPKMPELSMIHEQIKKKCILDGELIVSVNDKPDFSKIQQRSLMSNHRKIQRLSQEHPATFVVYDILYYDTKQVTDKPLMQRKELIYRNLTESPRMSISRFIETQGIALFDAAKKEALEGIVGKLKDSKYYMGKRTSDWIKIKNLADDDFIICGYITKTAHVTSLILGQYNNKGEIVYKGNVVLGISRSDYDIISAYPKISYNPITGKIPSEADNAVWIKPELVCTIKYMRRTNGGLQQPVYKGLREDKSALEVKE, from the coding sequence ATGATGGATATCTTTGATGAAAGAAGCGCAAAACCAATGCTGATTGGAAAAACCGGAGAAGCATTCGACAGCAAGGATTATATATTTGAATTGAAGCTGGATGGTACGCGCTGCCTAGCGTATTTGGGACACGATACCGTCTTGATGAATAAACGTGGGGTTCTGCAAATTCCAAAGATGCCGGAATTAAGTATGATACACGAACAAATCAAAAAGAAATGTATCCTCGATGGAGAATTGATCGTATCGGTAAACGATAAGCCGGACTTTTCAAAGATTCAGCAGCGTTCATTGATGAGCAATCATCGTAAAATCCAGAGGCTATCACAGGAACACCCTGCCACATTCGTTGTATATGATATCCTGTATTACGATACGAAGCAGGTAACGGATAAGCCCTTAATGCAGCGAAAGGAACTGATATACCGTAATTTAACCGAAAGCCCAAGGATGTCAATATCAAGGTTTATCGAGACGCAGGGGATCGCCCTTTTCGACGCCGCTAAAAAAGAAGCGCTTGAAGGAATAGTTGGGAAACTGAAAGACAGTAAATACTATATGGGAAAACGGACAAGCGATTGGATCAAGATTAAAAATCTTGCGGACGATGATTTCATTATTTGCGGCTATATAACTAAGACGGCCCATGTTACCTCGCTTATTTTAGGACAATATAACAATAAGGGAGAAATTGTATATAAAGGGAATGTGGTTCTTGGAATATCCAGGTCGGACTATGATATTATCTCGGCCTATCCAAAAATTTCATATAATCCGATTACTGGAAAAATCCCATCGGAAGCCGACAACGCAGTATGGATAAAGCCGGAGCTGGTCTGCACGATAAAATATATGCGGAGAACGAACGGAGGACTGCAACAGCCGGTATATAAAGGCCTGCGGGAGGATAAATCAGCGTTGGAAGTAAAAGAATAA
- the soj_2 gene encoding sporulation initiation inhibitor protein Soj has protein sequence MSRVISITNQKGGVGKTTTAINLGAALVKNGKRVLLIDFDPQSNLTKGLGWEPQQLPRTITDIVEDLVNGEDFEPFEGILHHDEGMDIMPTNRKLAGFEANLINELGREYLLKRYIEMVKGLYDYILIDSQPSLNILTINVLTAANGIIIPTQPEMYSIEGIMEIKRTFQKIRQSNLNPTLGIDGILITMMNNQTNYTKQERDSIINKLCRTDHVYESCIPYTVKLKECGKSGVSILKHCPRNKAAAQYELLAKEVIANEQERRESKDRFGQLVSFNAAGNKRKKGNRRVANR, from the coding sequence ATGTCAAGAGTAATATCAATAACGAATCAAAAGGGCGGAGTTGGGAAAACGACAACGGCAATCAATTTGGGTGCGGCACTGGTGAAAAATGGTAAAAGGGTTTTGCTTATCGATTTTGATCCGCAGAGCAACCTTACAAAAGGCTTGGGATGGGAACCGCAGCAGCTTCCACGCACTATAACGGATATCGTCGAAGATTTGGTAAACGGAGAAGATTTTGAACCTTTCGAGGGAATCCTGCACCATGACGAGGGTATGGACATTATGCCTACAAACCGCAAACTGGCAGGCTTTGAAGCAAACTTAATCAATGAACTTGGGCGTGAGTACCTATTGAAGCGGTACATTGAGATGGTAAAGGGGTTGTATGACTATATATTGATCGACAGCCAACCGTCCCTCAATATCCTTACGATCAATGTACTGACTGCGGCGAACGGTATCATCATTCCCACACAGCCGGAAATGTACAGCATTGAGGGCATTATGGAGATTAAACGTACATTCCAAAAGATCAGGCAAAGCAACCTCAACCCTACTTTGGGAATTGACGGCATCCTTATCACGATGATGAATAACCAGACCAACTATACCAAGCAGGAACGAGACTCGATCATAAACAAATTGTGCCGAACGGATCATGTGTATGAATCCTGCATCCCTTATACGGTGAAATTGAAGGAGTGCGGAAAAAGTGGAGTCAGCATCCTCAAACATTGTCCCCGCAATAAAGCGGCTGCACAATATGAATTACTGGCAAAGGAGGTAATTGCGAATGAGCAAGAACGGCGGGAAAGTAAAGATCGATTCGGACAGTTGGTTTCCTTCAACGCTGCCGGAAACAAGCGAAAAAAGGGAAATCGTAGAGTTGCCAATCGATGA